cgaacccgctcttaaatcccgatctgactcaaatgattcgggaacccACTTTGAAGTCGCGATCTaactcaaatgacgcaaatgattcgagaacccgctctgaagttgcaatctgactcaaatgattcgcgaacccgctctgaagtcgcgatctgactcatatgatttGCAAATCCGCTCTAAAGTCACGATttgactcaaatgacgcaaatgattcagatgactcaaatgattcgcgaacccgctctgaagtcccgatctgactcaaatgattcgcgaacccgctctgaagtcgcgatctgactcaaagacgcaaatgattcgcgaacccgatctgaagtcgcgatctgactcaaatgattcaaatgattcgtaaagccgctctgaagtagcgatctgactcaaatgattcaaatgattcgtaaacccgctctgaagtagcgatctgactcaaatgattcaaatgattcgtaaacccgctctgaagtagcgatctgactcaaatgattctcgaaccccctctgaagtagcgatctgactcaaatgattcaaatgtttcgtaaacccgctctgaagtagcgatctgactcaaatgattcgcgaacccgctctgaagtggcgatctgactcaaatgattcgcgaaccccctctgaagtagcgatctgactcaaatgatttgcaaacccgctcTAAAGTCGCGATttgactcaaatgacgcaaatgactcaaatgattcgcgaacccgctctgaagtcccgatctgactcaaatgattcaaatgtttcgtaaacccgctctgaagtagcgatctgactcaaatgattcaaatgattcgtaaacccgctctgaagtagcgatctgactcaaatgattcgtaaacccgctctgaagtagcgatctgactcaaatgattcgcgaaccccctctgaagtagcgatctgactcaaatgattcgcgaacctgctctgAAGTGGCGatgtgactcaaatgattcgcgaaccccctctgaagtagcgatctgactcaaaatGCATATATCTATGAGGTCCATACTTTCTCCCGAGGTATATTCTCCACAATGCTATTCCAATTAGGTATTATGTAAGGCATTGGTATTATCTCTCTCTGAAAGAGAGCtctaattttatagttttttttttcttgatctgCAGAAAAGCAAACATTTCCGATCATTGTGTCAGTTAAATTCAGAGTGTAAGAACATGGCCATGTACTTGCAATACCTTGTTTGGTTCACATTTGTCTGCTGTGCTGTAAATAAGCAGTCGTGGAGCAAAAAGCCCAACTCATCTGGTTCAACGTGTCGAGGACtttgtttttgcatctttttttgttttactggaaaGACACATTGCAACAAAAATCCATTGAATCCAAATCCATTCTATCAATACATTTACTCCCGAGTCCCATAAAATGTTTGTAGGAGATTTCATATGACTTTATTATTGTTTGCAGCAGTAAAAATAATCTGATAGtctgtaaaatgtgttttggTAAAATCTGTATCTAGGTAAATTGCTTTAATCGAGAATTGATGAAGAAGTGATGATTATAACCatgagttaataataataataataataataataacaatgacagTTACAAGCACACTTTCTGTtgttcataataataacaacaatttattcatattactattcatattaatattcaaCTTGCAATGTAAGCAGTCTTATTTTGAAGCTACAGGTCTTCATTGGGAAGTTTTAAGGCGGTGCCTTTTACAAGACCACGCCTACGCTTACAGTAGAGCCAATATGAAATGGCTTTTAAAAACTTGAATAACGAGGAAGTAAAGGTGCAACCACCCGGTGAACTGTCTTAACGTCAACATGGCAAGCAGCGGTAAGTTTGTGGTCGGCTAAAAATAAGAAACATACTTTAAGAGAGTTAAATAAAGCGACGTGTGAAACTGCAGATTCTGTTCACTGTTTCTGAGTACTGGAAACGGATGTTGGCTTTGAGCAGCTGTTGTTTTCGTTGTCTGTCGTAGTCAGGGTGACGGTGCACATGTGATAAAACTACCATTatctctacattttttttttacttacagtcTAACAAGCTGAACGTTTTGTACACTTGCTAGTATCCATAAttccatttaatgcattttctaaTAACGCATGTCTGCTGACCTGGTCGTTATTTTCATTACTTCATTCATTCGCTTTAAAGAGCTTAGAATCTTGTGACGTAAGGATGACTTGCAGTAATTGAAATGCTATGTGTATGGAATgcaacattttcacttttgatGTAATCATTATTTGCATATAAACAGATATGggacatgcatacataaaaaaaatatgtaaatcatAAAACAGAACTAGTAACCAAACAATTTACAtagaattttttctttctttttttaaataatcaaatattcaaCGTGTAAGGTATAAATGATATCTTAACAAACTTGAATTTTTTTATAGCCTAGTATTGTTTTATGTTCGTTGATTACTGAGCGTTTATTTCGTGACAGGAATGTAGGCGTAACTGCTTGATTGTACACATTCCTCTCTGCAATAGATAAGGAGATTTCCTATGCTGATCTCAAAGCTCTCTTGGCGAAGGGTTCAGGGCTTGTTGTGGATGTCCGCAGTAAAGAGGAGGTAGATAGAGGGCGTATTCCTGGCTCCATTCATATCCCAGGTAAGACAGATGGACTGATTGCATTGTATCATGTTACACAAGAAGATTTGTAGGTGacctaaaatgaaaaacaaagtcaAAACAAAATCAGTTTTTCCATCACTGGAAAAACTCTAAAACAGGGTGTTGAAAATGGTAATAATGAAAACAGGTATACATATTGTTTGGGTGGCAATTTATTTTCCCTGTTTACATTTGTATTGGCCATGTGTTGGCCTAATAAAAAGAGAacttgatgttgttgtttttttgtttttgttttttagtggaAAATGTAGAAAGTGACATGTCATTGGACGCATCTGAATTTCTGTCTAAGTTTGGCGTAGTTAAGCCGTCTCTGGACAGCTCTGAACTGGTTTTCCACTGTCAGGTGGGAAGACGTGGCGCTGTTGCCACAGAGAAAGCCAGAGGCCTGGGCTTCAAGAAGTAAGAAACTTAGCATCATGAATGCTAAACAATCACAGTTTTGCTAAAGCTGTAACAATAATTCCTTCTCTCTCTTCAGTGCCCGTAATTATGCTGGCGGCTACAAGGAATGGTCAGAAAAAGGAGGCAAGTGACAATCCTCAAGAGCTCCTGAAAATCTGAAGATTCCATCTTAATTTAGGGACCTTTTATCACTTATACCTCTTAATGATAATCATAATATttgtgcatgtattttaataaagtctgATTATTAAACACATAAATGTTGTCCTTGTCtctttaaatgtatgtaaaatggtATGAAACGGTCCTCTTCGTTCAGAACCATAGACtctataaaaacatggacgtagtgtccgtgacgtcacccgtagactcctgggGGCACGTTCAAGatcaaaacggtgcgcaacgttttgctacggtttccttgttgaacgtcatgtttcctggaaacggcatgcaccggtgtgcaacggggtttgggatgcgttttctcttgttttgtgggggtgtcagaactgcagtccaatcagcagcaacatgtatataaagcacgcggtattaaagtgaactcgcacaatggcttcaaggaaaataatgtacaaatgtgttcgttggagctcggtatacgcaacaactgaggatatgaTAAGACATGTTTGTTGTTAAGTTTTAtcgtaaaaatataggatatcaacttaatgatgtagttgtttatatgtttagcttcattgcaagtgtatgacatttggtatggaaataaacaatggtaattaagtgcttttcctaaaaatgagaaagaaaatacagggtattaaaaccgtatgaactacaaataaagtcagaacgtgaggctaaatagatggctccgaaaattcttcacaaagaacaca
This DNA window, taken from Carassius auratus strain Wakin chromosome 14, ASM336829v1, whole genome shotgun sequence, encodes the following:
- the tstd1 gene encoding thiosulfate:glutathione sulfurtransferase; translation: MASSDKEISYADLKALLAKGSGLVVDVRSKEEVDRGRIPGSIHIPVENVESDMSLDASEFLSKFGVVKPSLDSSELVFHCQVGRRGAVATEKARGLGFKNARNYAGGYKEWSEKGGK